In one Pseudomonas marginalis genomic region, the following are encoded:
- a CDS encoding HlyD family secretion protein produces the protein MKRKDKIAVSVIAVFAVGVLVYLVAPGLLGNKRQATNDAFVAADFTLVAPRVAGFIKEVLVEDNQRVKAGQLLALIDDRDFRAAAQAADADTLVAQAQLKNATATLERQTSVIAQAQATVAADRAEVAFAEHELNRYNHLAGVGAGTVQNAQQAKTRIDQANARLANATAVLAAERKQVEILTAQRDAAEGGLKRAQAALEMASYQLSYTRIVAPVDGMVGERAVRVGAYVTPGSKILAVVPLAEAYVVANFQETQLSHMHAGQAVQVRVDSLDGELLNGHLESLAPATGVTFASVKPDNATGNFTKVVQRIPVKIVLEPNQPLTERLRVGMSVEASVDTQPVAPQREVAQQ, from the coding sequence ATGAAACGCAAAGACAAAATCGCCGTCTCCGTTATCGCCGTGTTTGCTGTCGGGGTGCTGGTGTACCTGGTCGCGCCCGGCCTGTTGGGCAACAAGCGCCAGGCCACCAACGACGCCTTCGTCGCCGCCGATTTCACCCTGGTGGCGCCACGTGTGGCGGGCTTTATCAAGGAAGTGCTGGTGGAAGACAACCAGCGCGTCAAGGCCGGCCAACTGTTGGCGCTGATCGACGACCGCGATTTTCGCGCCGCCGCCCAGGCCGCCGACGCCGACACCCTGGTCGCCCAGGCCCAGCTGAAAAACGCCACCGCGACCCTGGAGCGCCAAACCTCGGTGATCGCCCAGGCCCAGGCCACCGTGGCGGCAGACCGCGCCGAAGTGGCCTTCGCCGAACATGAACTGAACCGCTACAACCACCTCGCCGGCGTGGGCGCGGGTACCGTGCAGAACGCCCAGCAAGCCAAGACCCGCATCGACCAGGCCAACGCGCGCCTGGCCAACGCCACCGCGGTGCTGGCGGCCGAGCGCAAGCAGGTGGAAATCCTCACGGCCCAGCGCGATGCAGCCGAAGGTGGACTCAAGCGTGCCCAGGCCGCGTTGGAAATGGCCAGCTATCAGCTGTCCTACACGCGCATCGTCGCGCCGGTGGATGGCATGGTTGGTGAGCGTGCGGTGCGGGTCGGTGCCTATGTGACCCCTGGCAGCAAGATCCTCGCGGTGGTGCCGTTGGCCGAGGCCTACGTGGTCGCCAACTTCCAGGAAACCCAGCTGTCCCATATGCACGCGGGCCAGGCCGTGCAGGTGCGGGTCGACAGCCTCGACGGGGAGTTGCTCAACGGCCACCTGGAGAGCCTCGCGCCGGCGACGGGTGTGACCTTCGCATCGGTCAAGCCGGACAACGCGACCGGCAACTTCACCAAGGTGGTGCAGCGTATCCCGGTGAAAATCGTCCTCGAACCCAACCAACCGCTGACCGAGCGCCTGCGGGTCGGCATGTCGGTCGAAGCCAGCGTCGACACCCAGCCGGTCGCGCCGCAGCGTGAGGTGGCCCAGCAATGA
- a CDS encoding efflux transporter outer membrane subunit, which produces MRHLAWLTLSVISLSACTVGPDFQRPHTLQATRWSEPQGRQAASRAVSDPLQERWWDVFHDEQLSALTRRALTDNLDLKLASSRLQQSRAVRQVTTAERYPTVDATGAYQRKRNSGKGLSDPSGENGRSAFNQWDAGFSASWELDFWGRVKRETEAADATLQVAENDRRAVLLSVLAETAQDYIQLRGVQNTRAVTEQNLDVARHSLKLSQLRLADGVATDLDVAEAAAQVAAIEARLPDLQQRQDQLINALSLLMGEPPQALHAQLSKDAAVPQAQRQVAIGLPSELAERRPDIRQAEARLHAATASIGVAKGDFYPRITLSGSLGSQAMQLSDFGSWGSRAFAFGPQVSLPLFSGGRLQGMLDLREAQQQEAALAYQQTVLRAWHEIDDQLTRYNASQLRRDSLAEAVRQNQIALTTAQHQYVEGVVDFVNVLTVQSALLATQEQWVESSTGVSLAMVGLYKALGGGWESVYPVAMAQH; this is translated from the coding sequence ATGAGACACCTTGCCTGGTTAACCCTGAGTGTTATCAGCCTGAGTGCCTGCACTGTCGGGCCGGATTTTCAGCGCCCGCACACGCTGCAAGCCACGCGGTGGAGCGAACCTCAAGGGCGACAAGCCGCCAGCCGAGCAGTGAGTGATCCGCTGCAAGAGCGCTGGTGGGACGTGTTCCACGACGAGCAACTGTCGGCCCTCACGCGCCGCGCGCTGACCGATAACCTCGACCTGAAGCTGGCCAGCAGCCGCCTGCAACAAAGCCGTGCGGTCCGCCAGGTGACCACCGCCGAGCGTTATCCCACTGTCGACGCCACGGGCGCCTACCAGCGCAAACGCAACAGCGGCAAAGGCTTGAGCGACCCCTCCGGCGAAAACGGCCGTTCCGCGTTCAACCAGTGGGACGCGGGCTTCTCGGCGTCCTGGGAGCTGGACTTCTGGGGGCGGGTCAAACGCGAAACCGAAGCCGCCGACGCCACCCTGCAAGTGGCGGAAAACGACCGCCGCGCCGTGCTGTTGTCGGTACTGGCCGAGACCGCCCAGGACTACATCCAGCTGCGTGGCGTACAGAACACCCGCGCGGTGACCGAGCAAAACCTCGACGTCGCCCGCCACAGCCTCAAGCTCTCGCAACTGCGCCTGGCAGACGGCGTGGCCACCGACCTCGATGTCGCCGAAGCCGCCGCCCAGGTCGCCGCCATCGAAGCGCGGCTGCCGGATTTGCAGCAACGCCAGGACCAGTTGATCAACGCCCTCAGCCTGTTGATGGGCGAGCCACCCCAGGCTCTGCACGCGCAATTGTCCAAGGACGCCGCCGTACCGCAGGCCCAACGCCAGGTCGCCATCGGCCTGCCGTCGGAGCTCGCCGAACGCCGTCCGGATATCCGCCAGGCCGAGGCGCGCCTGCACGCCGCCACCGCCAGCATCGGCGTGGCCAAGGGCGATTTTTACCCGCGCATTACCTTGTCCGGCAGCCTCGGTTCCCAGGCCATGCAACTGTCGGATTTCGGCTCCTGGGGCTCTCGTGCGTTTGCCTTCGGCCCGCAAGTGAGCCTGCCGCTGTTCAGCGGCGGCCGCCTGCAAGGCATGCTGGACCTGCGCGAAGCCCAGCAACAGGAAGCGGCCCTGGCCTACCAGCAAACGGTGCTGCGTGCCTGGCATGAAATCGACGACCAACTGACCCGCTACAACGCCAGCCAGCTGCGCCGCGACAGCCTCGCCGAAGCCGTGCGCCAGAACCAGATCGCCCTGACCACCGCACAGCACCAATACGTTGAAGGCGTGGTGGATTTCGTCAACGTGCTCACCGTGCAAAGCGCGCTGCTGGCCACGCAGGAGCAGTGGGTCGAGAGTTCTACCGGGGTGTCGTTGGCGATGGTGGGGTTGTACAAGGCGTTGGGGGGCGGGTGGGAGTCGGTCTACCCAGTGGCAATGGCTCAGCATTGA